In Bacillaceae bacterium S4-13-56, the genomic stretch GCCATAATGATTTCTTATCTTTTAAGAAAAGCGCAAGTGCCCTTTGAAACAAGAAAAGCACTTGTTTACTGCGAAGTAGCTCTATGTAACTTTCCTTTGTGCGATTACTTGGGGCAAAAACTTCGAAGATTACTCGAGGAAGCTTTTTCGCTGGAGCTAGACAAATTTTATACTTTATTATCTTCCGATTGGTTCAACAAACAGTCAGTGGTGGATGAAAAAATCCCCACTGATTGTTACCACCCAAGGATATGAACTAAAGGTCCAGTGGTTTGAGTGCCTCCCCCAAAACCCATAAAACCTCCCAACCTAATCCTTACGTCCATCGAGTTAATCTTGTCACCTGGTAGGTTCAGATGGAACATACGTTAACTGGCTTTCGAAAAATCGGCACATAAACATGCATTTTCGTCACTATGGAGTGATAGCGACAACACTCAAACCAAGCTATTGTCAACTGAAGCATTATCAGTAGCACTCAAACTAAACTTTGGTGAAGCCCGCTTCATGGTTGGATGCCCGTTCATGTGGGAAAAATAGCTGATACTATAACAAAAGAGGGCTGAACGCCCTCTATTGCTGCTTATATTGTGGTTCCTGCGTTTGAATATATTGAAGACGATCTTTAAGGTTTGTTAGAATTTGTTCCTGTTGCTGGGCTAAGTTTTGGAAGACTTGCTTAGCATTTTGATCTTGTGTTTCAAGAGTAAAAGTGTGTAAATTGGCAAGCGTACTTTCACAACTAGCAATCGTTTGTTGTAACTGAGTTCCTACTGTCAATGGGATAAACCTCCTTTGGATAATAAGCTACAATTTTATTTTACGCCCTTTAATGGTTCTTATCCTTAAAATTAACGTAATGAAGGTAACAAACAAAAAACACCCATTATTGGGTGTTTTTTTCTCTAATATTGTTTACTGCCTCAGTTACCGCAATTTTAACGTGACTATACGTTAATCCTCCCTGCACATATGCAGTATAGGGAGGGCGAATCGGTCCATCGGCACTTAGCTCTAAGCTTCCACCTTGAACAAATGTCCCCGCTGCCATGATGACTTCATTCGAATAACCAGGCATTGGACTTGGATAAGGAGTAACATGTGAGTTTATAGGTGAGGCTGATTGGATAGCTTGACAGAACCCTATCATTTCCTCCTTATTTGTAAAAGTTACCGTTTGTATTAGATCTGTTCGGTGACTATTCCAGGATGGACTTGTTTTAAAGCCAATGGATTCTAGATAAGCGGAAGTAAAAACCGCTCCTTTTAATGCTTCTCCCACAATATGTGGTGCCATGAAAAATCCAAAATAAAAATCCTGCAACATCTGCAAAGAGGCTCCTACTTCTTTTCCAAGACCAGGTGAGGTCAGGCGATATGCGCACTGCTCAATGAGTTGTTTCTTCCCAACAATATAACCACCTGTCTTTGCTATTCCTCCTCCAGGGTTTTTTATTAAGGATCCTGCCATGATGTCTGCACCCACATGAGTAGGCTCGCTTGTCTCAACAAACTCCCCATAACAATTGTCAACAAAAACAATAACCTCTGGATGAATTTCTTTCACAAAATCAATCATCTCTTTGATTTGAGTAACAGAAAATGAAGGGCGGTTGGCATATCCCTTTGAACGTTGAATCCCAATCATTTTGGTTTTGGAAGACATTGTTCGTCCAAGAAGATCATAATCAATTGACTGATCATTCTCGGTAAGTGGTAATGCCTTAAATTCAATACCAAAATCCTTGAGAGATCCTTTATCTGATTTACTTTCAACGATTTCATCCAAGGTATCGTAAGGTTTTCCAGTAATGTATAGTAATTCATCACCAGGTCGAAGAATTCCAAAAAGGGCTGTTGTTATCGCGTGAGTACCTGAAACAATTTGAGGACGTACAATCGCATCCTCCACTCCAAATACCTCTGCATAAACAAGTTCAAGTGTGTCACGTCCGAAATCATCATAACCGTATCCAGTGCTACTATGAAAATGGCCGTCACTCACTTTATAATTTTGGAATGCTTTAAGTACTCTCCTTTGATTCTCTTCCACATTTTTTTCAATTTGACGATGAATTTCTTCTATCTTTTTTTCAATCGCGTCGATGTGTTCCTTATTCATTCATTTAGTTCCCTTTCTACCTCTCCATTTTCTAACAACGAATACAGTGCGTGATCTTTAGGTATATAACCCTTATATCGATAATACTCTTTTATTTCATCAAAAGTTGACTCAGTCACTAATGATTCTCTTTTTAGTTTAGTCATCAAATTCCCTTGATCAGATGCTAAAGTAATATCGTAAGGTTCACATGTATCTTTAATAGCATCTTCTATTTTATGTGTTAACCTTACAATGTCCTTTTTATTACGCGCTGAAATTTGTATGGATGGTGTCATATAAGGTACAAAATCATTGACATTATCCATCTTATTATAGACCGTTAGCATTGGGAGATGCTCTGCATCTAGTTCCTTTAAATGTTTTTGAACTGTTTTTTCATGCTGCGTATGGTCCGGATGGGAAGCATCTACTATACAAAGCAATAGGTCGGCTTCCTTGACCTCTTCCAAGGTTGAACGAAAGGCCGCTACCAAACTAGTCGGAAGGTCTTGAATAAAACCGACAGTGTCTGTTAATAGCACTTGAAATCCTGAAGGAAGTCGTATCATTCTTGTTAAAGGATCCAGAGTGGCAAATAATTGGTTTTCTTCCAGAGTATCACTCGAAGTCAGTTGGTTAAATATAGTTGATTTACCTGCATTCGTATACCCTACTAATGCTATTTGGAATACTTGGTTCCTTTTTCTACGTGAACGATATAACGTTCTCTGAGTTGCTGCTGATTGGATTTGAGCTTTTAGCTCGTCAATTCTTCTCCGGATATGTCTACGATCCGTCTCAAGCTTTGTTTCACCTGGACCTCTAGTACCAATACCAGCACCTAATCGAGATAATGCAATCCCTTGTCCCGCTAACCTTGGAAGCATATATTGATATTGGGCTAACTCGACCTGAAGTTTCCCTTCCTTTGTTCTAGCTCTTTGCGCAAATATATCTAAAATAAGTTGTGTTCGGTCTATAACTCGTATCTCAAAATAACGACTCAGATTATTGGATTGACTAGGACTGAGATCACCATTAATGATTACAATGTCAATCTCATATTCTTCAATGAATTGTTTCATTTCCTCCATCTTGCCTTTCCCAAAATAGAAAGAAGGGGACGGGCCATTTCTTTTTTGTGTTACTACTTCTATGACTTCTCCTTGAGCAGTTTGCACAAGCTCTTTCAGTTCATCTAAAGAAGCCAAAAACCTTTCGTAATCAACTTCTGGAAATTCTAGGGCTCCAACAAGTACTTTTTCTCTTATGTCCATTAAATCATCCTTTTCTTCAATATACCCTTATTATTTCTCATGGTGAGCATAATATCAATAAGAAAAGGCGCAAGCACCCAGCCATCGGTAAATATGTGGCAACCGATTTTATTCGACAGGAGCTTGCGCCGCATAAAAATATTCGCTTTCTTTTTATAAGTCCAACTCACCATTCGAAGTCATGACTTGTCAAGGTCATTAGCTCTTTCCTTCTGAATCCTTGTTGATACATGTTTCTCATAGCTTGCTTACGAATAGCTTCCTCCAATACATTTCTAATAAACCTACCGTTCGAAAATGATACACGATTGGATTGTTTTTCGGACATGATAATGTCCCTAAGCTTCCATTCAGCTTCTTTAGAAAGAATATATTCTCTTTCCTTTACCATTTGAAAAGCAATTTGTAAAAGCTCATCCACCGTATAGTCTTTAAATTCCATATGAAAGGGAAACCTAGAACGAAGCCCTGGATTTAATTTAAGAAAGTTATCCATTTCCTTGGGGTATCCTGCTAAAATTAAAACAAAATCGTGATGATAGTCCTCCATTTGCTTTACAAGAGTATCAATTGCTTCTTTTCCAAAATCCTTCTCTCCACCCCGTCCTAAAGAGTAGGCCTCATCAATAAATAAAATTCCACCTAAAGCTTTTTGAACAAGCTCTCTCGTCTTCTGAGCAGTATGGCCAATATATTCTCCAACCAAGTCGGCCCGTTCGGCTTCAATTAGATGACCTTTAGAAAGGACTTCCAGTTGATGAAAAAGCTCTGCAAGTTTTCGGGCTACCGTTGTTTTACCTGTACCTGGATTTCCGCGAAAAAGCATATGAAGAGATTGCTTAGATGGTTTTAAACCTACTTCTATCCTTTTCTTATTAATAATTAAACTTGCATAAATTTCTTTTACTGTTTCTTGCAAATGGTTTATTCCAATAAAAGAAGAAAAAGCTTCATCTACTGCTACAAAAGGGTTATCCTCGGTATGATGTTGCTTTTCCTCTTTTTTTATTTTTTCCCCTGATTTTTTAAGTACGATATTAATTTGGCCTTTATCATTGTATTGAGCGGCATGTTCCAATGTTCATCACCCCTTAGTCGTCCAAGTGAGAA encodes the following:
- a CDS encoding DUF1657 domain-containing protein, which encodes MTVGTQLQQTIASCESTLANLHTFTLETQDQNAKQVFQNLAQQQEQILTNLKDRLQYIQTQEPQYKQQ
- a CDS encoding methionine gamma-lyase family protein, which gives rise to MNKEHIDAIEKKIEEIHRQIEKNVEENQRRVLKAFQNYKVSDGHFHSSTGYGYDDFGRDTLELVYAEVFGVEDAIVRPQIVSGTHAITTALFGILRPGDELLYITGKPYDTLDEIVESKSDKGSLKDFGIEFKALPLTENDQSIDYDLLGRTMSSKTKMIGIQRSKGYANRPSFSVTQIKEMIDFVKEIHPEVIVFVDNCYGEFVETSEPTHVGADIMAGSLIKNPGGGIAKTGGYIVGKKQLIEQCAYRLTSPGLGKEVGASLQMLQDFYFGFFMAPHIVGEALKGAVFTSAYLESIGFKTSPSWNSHRTDLIQTVTFTNKEEMIGFCQAIQSASPINSHVTPYPSPMPGYSNEVIMAAGTFVQGGSLELSADGPIRPPYTAYVQGGLTYSHVKIAVTEAVNNIREKNTQ
- the hflX gene encoding GTPase HflX, which codes for MDIREKVLVGALEFPEVDYERFLASLDELKELVQTAQGEVIEVVTQKRNGPSPSFYFGKGKMEEMKQFIEEYEIDIVIINGDLSPSQSNNLSRYFEIRVIDRTQLILDIFAQRARTKEGKLQVELAQYQYMLPRLAGQGIALSRLGAGIGTRGPGETKLETDRRHIRRRIDELKAQIQSAATQRTLYRSRRKRNQVFQIALVGYTNAGKSTIFNQLTSSDTLEENQLFATLDPLTRMIRLPSGFQVLLTDTVGFIQDLPTSLVAAFRSTLEEVKEADLLLCIVDASHPDHTQHEKTVQKHLKELDAEHLPMLTVYNKMDNVNDFVPYMTPSIQISARNKKDIVRLTHKIEDAIKDTCEPYDITLASDQGNLMTKLKRESLVTESTFDEIKEYYRYKGYIPKDHALYSLLENGEVERELNE
- a CDS encoding AAA family ATPase codes for the protein MEHAAQYNDKGQINIVLKKSGEKIKKEEKQHHTEDNPFVAVDEAFSSFIGINHLQETVKEIYASLIINKKRIEVGLKPSKQSLHMLFRGNPGTGKTTVARKLAELFHQLEVLSKGHLIEAERADLVGEYIGHTAQKTRELVQKALGGILFIDEAYSLGRGGEKDFGKEAIDTLVKQMEDYHHDFVLILAGYPKEMDNFLKLNPGLRSRFPFHMEFKDYTVDELLQIAFQMVKEREYILSKEAEWKLRDIIMSEKQSNRVSFSNGRFIRNVLEEAIRKQAMRNMYQQGFRRKELMTLTSHDFEW